In a genomic window of Muntiacus reevesi chromosome 1, mMunRee1.1, whole genome shotgun sequence:
- the MYCL gene encoding protein L-Myc, translating to MCKCAGCFAAPSGRGAGPLQVAGGGSEGADMDFDSYQHYFYDYDCGEDFYRSTAPSEDIWKKFELVPSPPTSPPWSSGPGDGDAGPGIGPPEPWPGGGAGDDAESRGHSKAWGRNYASIIRRDCMWSGFSARERLERAVSDRLAAGAPRGNPPKAPAVPECAPSLEAGNPAPAAPCPLGEPKTQACSGSESPSDSEGEEIDVVTVEKRQSLGVRKPVTITVRADPLDPCMKHFHISIHQQQHNYAARFPPESCSQGEAPEPGPHEDGLERDAPEEKEDEADEEIVSPPPVESEPSQSCNPKPVSSDTEDVTKRKNHNFLERKRRNDLRSRFLALRDQVPTLATCSKAPKVVILSKALEYLQALVGAEKRMATEKRQLRCRQQQLQKRIAYLSGY from the exons ATGTGCAAGTGTGCGGGCTGCTTCGCTGCCCCGAGCGGGCGGGGAGCCGGTCCGCTCCAGGTGGCCGGTGGCGGGAGCGAG GGAGCGGACATGGACTTCGACTCGTACCAGCACTATTTCTACGACTATGACTGCGGAGAGGATTTCTACCGCTCCACGGCGCCCAGCGAGGACATCTGGAAGAAATTCGAGCTGGTGCCGTCGCCCCCCACGTCGCCGCCCTGGAGCTCTGGTCCCGGCGACGGAGACGCGGGCCCTGGAATTGGTCCTCCGGAACCATGGCCCGGAGGGGGCGCCGGGGACGATGCAGAATCCCGGGGTCACTCGAAAGCTTGGGGCAGGAACTACGCTTCCATCATCCGCCGAGACTGCATGTGGAGCGGCTTCTCGGCCCGGGAACGGCTGGAGAGAGCGGTGAGCGACAGGCTCGCCGCTGGCGCGCCCCGGGGGAACCCGCCCAAGGCGCCCGCCGTCCCGGAGTGCGCTCCCAGCCTCGAAGCCGGCAACCCGGCGCCCGCTGCCCCCTGTCCGCTGGGCGAGCCCAAGACCCAGGCCTGCTCGGGGTCCGAGAGCCCAAGCGACTCGG AGGGTGAAGAAATTGACGTTGTGACAGTGGAGAAGAGGCAGTCCCTGGGTGTCCGGAAGCCGGTCACCATCACAGTGCGAGCAGACCCTTTGGACCCCTGCATGAAACACTTCCACATCTCCATCCATCAACAACAGCACAACTATGCGGCCCGTTTTCCTCCAGAAAGCTGCTCCCAAGGAGAGGCTCCAGAGCCAGGGCCCCATGAAGACGGTCTGGAGAGAGATGCACCggaggaaaaggaagatgagGCAGATGAAGAAATTGTGAGTCCCCCACCGGTAGAAAGCGAGCCTTCCCAGTCCTGCAACCCCAAACCTGTCAGTTCCGACACTGAGGACGTGACCAAGAGGAAGAACCATAACTTCCTGGAGCGCAAAAGGCGGAATGACCTCCGTTCCAGGTTCTTGGCCCTGAGGGACCAGGTCCCTACCCTGGCCACCTGCTCCAAGGCCCCCAAAGTAGTGATCCTGAGCAAGGCCTTGGAATACTTGCAAGCCCTAGTGGGAGCCGAGAAGAGGATGGCTACGGAGAAAAGACAGCTCCGGTGTCGGCAGCAACAGCTGCAGAAGAGAATCGCGTACCTCAGTGGCTACTAA